One window of the Tissierella sp. genome contains the following:
- the ispG gene encoding flavodoxin-dependent (E)-4-hydroxy-3-methylbut-2-enyl-diphosphate synthase has product MNRKKTKIINVGNVQIGGLNPISVQSMTNTITKDVISTISQIKRLEEAGCNIIRSAITDIDDAKAISTIKKDINIPIIADIQYDYRLALESIKYGIDGLRLNPGNIGSLDKVKEVVKACKDSGISIRVGVNAGSLKQEFLDQYNGVNEDSMVYSALEQIRLLEDMGFDDIKISLKASNVNLTVKAYEKISSLVNYPLHLGITEAGPIWRGSIKSSVGIGTLLSMGIGDTIRISLTGDPVEEVKVGREILKSLDLLKEGIEIISCPTCGRTKIDLIKIVEEAEKRLEGINKNIKVAIMGCAVNGPGEAREADIGIAGGNGEGLIFIKGEIIRKVPEEDLLEELLVEMEKL; this is encoded by the coding sequence TTGAATAGAAAAAAAACTAAAATTATAAATGTTGGAAATGTACAAATAGGTGGATTAAATCCTATATCAGTTCAGTCTATGACAAATACTATAACAAAGGATGTTATTTCAACTATCAGTCAGATAAAAAGATTAGAAGAAGCTGGATGTAACATTATCAGATCTGCAATTACTGATATTGATGATGCTAAAGCTATAAGTACTATTAAAAAAGATATAAATATACCTATAATTGCAGATATCCAATATGATTATAGATTAGCCTTAGAATCAATTAAATATGGCATTGATGGCTTAAGACTTAATCCTGGTAATATAGGTTCTTTAGATAAAGTAAAGGAAGTTGTAAAGGCTTGTAAGGATAGTGGAATTTCAATTAGGGTAGGAGTAAATGCTGGTTCTTTGAAACAAGAATTTTTAGATCAGTATAATGGTGTAAATGAAGATTCTATGGTTTATAGCGCTTTAGAACAAATACGATTATTAGAAGATATGGGTTTTGATGATATAAAGATTTCATTAAAAGCTAGTAATGTGAATTTGACTGTTAAAGCATATGAGAAGATATCAAGCTTAGTAAATTATCCTCTACATTTAGGCATAACTGAAGCTGGTCCTATTTGGAGAGGATCAATAAAGTCTTCCGTAGGTATAGGAACATTATTATCTATGGGCATAGGGGATACTATAAGAATATCTTTAACTGGTGATCCCGTTGAAGAAGTAAAAGTGGGAAGAGAAATACTTAAGTCTCTTGATTTATTAAAAGAAGGAATAGAAATTATTTCTTGCCCTACATGTGGCCGTACTAAAATTGATTTAATAAAGATTGTAGAAGAAGCTGAAAAAAGATTGGAAGGCATAAATAAAAATATTAAAGTAGCAATCATGGGATGTGCTGTAAATGGACCTGGTGAAGCCAGAGAAGCAGATATTGGAATAGCAGGAGGAAATGGCGAGGGTTTAATTTTTATAAAAGGTGAAATTATCAGGAAAGTTCCCGAAGAAGATTTATTAGAAGAGTTGTTAGTAGAAATGGAAAAACTATAA
- the nusA gene encoding transcription termination factor NusA, with amino-acid sequence MNGDFIDALHEIEKEKGISKDVIFDALESALISSYKKNFGASQNVEIVMDRETGKVKVVVLKEVTEIVENEYLEIALDDAKNIDSKYEIGDILKLEITPRDFGRIAAQTAKQVVIQRIRDAERDVIYDEFISRENEIITGLVQRVSKNHVYIDLGKTEGVLPPAEQIEGEEYNQGDRLKLIILEVKKTTKGPQIVLSRSHPGLVKRLFELEVPEINEGIVEIYSISREAGSRTKIAVFSKDPNVDPLGACVGFKGSRVKVIVNELMDEKIDIVIWSKNISEFIANSLSPSKVIDVIVNEKEKSAIVIVPDYQLSLAIGKEGQNARLAAKLTNWRIDIKSETQFKQEN; translated from the coding sequence ATGAATGGAGATTTTATAGATGCTCTTCATGAGATAGAGAAGGAGAAGGGTATTTCTAAAGATGTTATATTTGATGCTCTAGAATCTGCACTTATCTCTAGTTACAAAAAGAATTTCGGGGCATCACAAAATGTTGAAATTGTAATGGATAGAGAAACAGGAAAAGTGAAAGTAGTTGTACTTAAAGAAGTAACAGAAATAGTTGAGAATGAGTATTTAGAAATAGCTCTAGATGATGCAAAAAATATTGATTCAAAATATGAAATTGGTGATATATTAAAGTTAGAAATTACACCTAGAGATTTCGGAAGAATAGCTGCTCAAACTGCAAAACAAGTTGTTATTCAAAGGATTCGTGATGCAGAACGAGATGTAATATATGATGAGTTTATTAGTAGAGAAAATGAAATAATAACAGGACTAGTACAAAGAGTGAGTAAAAATCATGTATATATTGACCTTGGGAAAACAGAAGGAGTCTTACCACCTGCAGAGCAAATAGAAGGGGAAGAATATAACCAAGGTGATAGATTGAAATTAATTATTCTTGAGGTTAAAAAAACTACTAAAGGACCTCAAATTGTACTGTCTAGATCTCATCCTGGTCTTGTAAAGAGGCTATTTGAATTAGAAGTTCCTGAAATTAATGAAGGAATAGTAGAGATATACTCTATATCAAGAGAAGCAGGCTCTAGAACAAAAATTGCAGTATTTTCAAAAGATCCTAATGTTGATCCACTTGGAGCTTGTGTTGGATTCAAGGGCAGTAGAGTAAAGGTTATAGTCAATGAACTAATGGATGAAAAAATTGATATTGTAATATGGAGTAAAAATATAAGTGAATTCATAGCAAATAGTTTAAGCCCTTCAAAGGTAATTGACGTGATTGTAAACGAAAAGGAAAAGTCTGCAATTGTAATAGTCCCAGATTACCAACTATCTTTGGCCATAGGTAAAGAAGGTCAAAATGCCAGATTAGCTGCTAAACTTACAAATTGGAGAATAGACATTAAATCTGAAACACAGTTTAAACAAGAAAATTAG
- a CDS encoding PolC-type DNA polymerase III: protein MNTNQLYLSQLITSEEDNDIKSLEILIKKVEIMKDTMELIIYLESISLINEEMIIRINNLFSDYFNEFKILVKFKYNVSGSYEEKLIFYKDSLLEFIESQIQSSKSWIEDMKWEIKDKSLIIIPPNQIAYYSMTKNGLEDRIKDKVYEELGINIEITVSDSGFLINNDYLNLKDLEEKEIAVKTLNSIETKTKTTNTNKSSKYYMYGKQIKDSPIKVNEINMQTGTCTVEGQIFQLETRQIKNNKTLVTFYISDLSDSITVKVFLSEEQSAEFLTNVIDDTYVKITGDVTYDSYSRTTVIMLKSLNKVDKEVRKDNSIEKRVELHLHTKMSSMDGVTSLKKLATRAKEWGHKALAITDHGVVQGFPEAMELSKSLGIKMIYGMEGYLVNDKKQIVTNFNENVDYSTYVVFDIETTGLSAINDMITEIGAVRIKDGKVIDVYSQLINPNRPIPTKITELTGITDEMVRDKPSIHEVILDFKEFIKDDVLVAHNASFDVGFIRQNMKLNNLELDNPVLDTLELSRAVFPELKNHKLNNIAKHLNVSLVNHHRAVDDATATAEILIKILNMLCENNISSFKQINTLNQSKDLSKDVSYHIVILAKNLIGLKNLYKLVSESHVNYFHRRPRIPKSMISANREGLIIGSACESGELYRAILNSKSSNEINEIVRFYDFLEIQPLQNNAFLIRDGKLKDEEQLKSINKRIYNLGKSNNKLVVATGDVHFLDPEDEVYRRMLMSGQKFQDADLQPPLYFKSTDEMLDEFSYLGQDIAREVVVDNTNLISDSIDEIIPIPEGTFPPVIEGAEEELKKITYEKAIQVYGNPLPDIVEKRLERELTSIIKNGYAVMYIIAQKLVWKSLEDGYLVGSRGSVGSSFVATMSGITEVNPLEPHYVCPACKYSEFFDDGSIASGVDLPNKECPKCNTTMIKDGHNIPFEVFLGFEGDKEPDIDLNFAGEYQSVAHKYTEELFGEGYVFRAGTIGTIADKTAYGFVKKYFEERDLSVSAAEINRLVQGCTGIKRTTGQHPGGVMIVPKYKEILDFTPIQYPANDKKSGVLTTHFDYNAISGRILKLDILGHDVPTIIRMLFDLTGVDPTSIPLDEPKTMKLFTSTESLGITKEDINCPVGTLGIPEFGTKFVRQMLMDTMPSTFSELVRISGLSHGTDVWINNAQELVKNDIAPLSKVISTREDIMLFLINAGLDKKKSFKIMENVRKGKGLSKEDEEAMEELGVPQWYIDSCNKIKYMFPKAHAAAYVMMSFRIAYFKVYYPEAFYSTYFTIKANDFDADLIIKGSEFVKNKIEELEKNFNDITAKEKNLLTVLEVVLEMFARGYKIQKVDLYRSDSDKFIIDDNGILPPLKSLEGLGENVARKIVEERNMSRFISREDLVNRGKVSKPVLEVLTNHGCLGDLPLNNQISLFNI, encoded by the coding sequence ATGAATACTAATCAATTGTATCTTTCACAGTTAATTACTAGTGAAGAAGATAATGATATAAAAAGCTTAGAAATCCTAATTAAAAAAGTTGAGATAATGAAAGATACAATGGAATTAATAATATATTTGGAATCAATTAGCTTAATAAATGAGGAAATGATTATAAGAATAAACAATCTTTTTAGTGACTATTTTAATGAGTTCAAGATATTGGTGAAATTTAAGTATAATGTTTCAGGAAGTTATGAAGAAAAGTTAATTTTTTATAAAGATAGTCTATTGGAATTTATCGAATCCCAAATACAGTCTAGTAAGTCTTGGATAGAAGATATGAAATGGGAAATCAAAGATAAGTCTCTTATAATTATTCCGCCTAATCAAATAGCATATTATTCCATGACGAAAAATGGACTAGAAGATCGTATTAAAGATAAAGTTTATGAAGAATTAGGGATTAATATAGAAATAACAGTATCCGATTCTGGTTTTTTGATTAATAATGATTATTTAAATCTAAAGGATTTAGAAGAAAAAGAAATCGCAGTAAAAACACTTAATTCCATTGAAACAAAGACTAAAACAACCAATACAAATAAATCAAGTAAATATTATATGTATGGAAAACAAATTAAGGACTCGCCAATTAAAGTTAATGAAATAAATATGCAAACTGGTACTTGCACAGTAGAAGGTCAAATATTTCAATTAGAAACTAGACAAATCAAAAACAATAAAACCCTCGTCACCTTTTATATTTCTGATTTAAGTGATTCTATAACAGTTAAGGTCTTTTTGTCTGAAGAACAATCTGCTGAATTTCTTACGAATGTTATAGATGATACCTATGTTAAAATTACAGGTGATGTAACTTATGATAGTTACTCTAGAACTACTGTTATTATGCTAAAGTCCTTAAACAAGGTTGATAAAGAAGTAAGGAAAGATAATTCCATAGAAAAAAGAGTAGAACTTCATCTTCACACGAAGATGAGCTCTATGGATGGTGTAACATCACTCAAAAAACTAGCTACTAGGGCTAAAGAATGGGGTCACAAAGCTTTAGCCATTACGGACCATGGAGTAGTACAAGGATTTCCTGAAGCAATGGAATTGAGTAAATCATTAGGTATTAAAATGATATATGGAATGGAAGGGTATTTAGTTAATGATAAAAAGCAAATTGTAACTAATTTTAATGAGAATGTGGATTATTCAACTTATGTAGTTTTTGACATTGAAACAACTGGACTTTCTGCTATTAATGATATGATAACAGAAATTGGTGCAGTAAGGATTAAAGATGGAAAGGTTATTGATGTTTATAGTCAATTAATAAATCCTAATAGACCAATTCCTACTAAGATTACAGAGTTAACTGGGATTACAGATGAAATGGTAAGGGATAAGCCCAGTATACATGAAGTTATTTTAGACTTTAAAGAATTTATTAAAGATGATGTTTTGGTGGCTCATAATGCTTCTTTTGATGTAGGTTTCATAAGACAAAACATGAAACTGAATAATTTAGAATTAGATAACCCGGTTTTAGATACTTTAGAATTATCTAGGGCAGTATTTCCTGAATTAAAAAACCATAAATTAAATAATATAGCAAAACATCTAAATGTTAGTTTAGTAAACCACCATAGAGCTGTAGATGATGCAACTGCAACTGCTGAAATTTTAATAAAAATATTGAACATGCTATGCGAAAATAATATCAGTAGTTTTAAACAAATCAATACATTAAACCAAAGCAAGGATTTATCTAAGGATGTAAGTTATCACATAGTAATATTAGCAAAAAATTTGATAGGGCTAAAAAATCTGTATAAGTTAGTATCTGAATCACATGTTAATTATTTTCATAGAAGACCTAGAATTCCGAAGTCAATGATATCAGCTAATAGGGAAGGATTAATAATTGGATCAGCCTGCGAATCAGGTGAGTTATATAGAGCTATTTTGAATAGTAAAAGTAGTAATGAAATTAATGAAATTGTACGATTTTACGATTTTCTTGAAATTCAACCATTGCAAAACAATGCTTTTCTTATTAGGGATGGTAAATTAAAAGATGAAGAACAGCTAAAAAGCATTAATAAGAGAATATATAATCTGGGAAAGAGTAATAATAAACTTGTTGTAGCTACAGGAGATGTACATTTTCTGGATCCTGAAGATGAAGTATATCGTAGAATGTTAATGTCTGGACAGAAATTCCAAGATGCAGACTTACAACCACCGCTATATTTTAAATCCACGGATGAAATGCTAGATGAATTCTCATATTTAGGTCAAGACATTGCTAGAGAAGTAGTTGTGGATAATACTAATCTTATTAGTGATTCAATTGATGAAATAATTCCTATTCCAGAGGGAACCTTTCCTCCAGTAATTGAGGGAGCAGAAGAAGAATTAAAAAAAATAACTTATGAAAAAGCAATCCAAGTTTACGGTAATCCTTTACCTGATATTGTAGAGAAACGATTAGAAAGAGAGCTTACTTCAATTATTAAAAATGGATATGCTGTAATGTATATAATTGCACAAAAATTAGTATGGAAATCTTTAGAAGATGGATATTTAGTTGGCTCAAGAGGATCTGTAGGCTCATCATTTGTTGCAACTATGAGTGGTATAACAGAGGTTAATCCATTAGAACCACATTATGTGTGTCCAGCATGTAAATATAGTGAGTTTTTTGATGATGGCTCTATAGCTTCTGGTGTAGACTTGCCTAATAAGGAATGTCCAAAATGTAATACTACAATGATTAAAGATGGTCATAATATACCTTTTGAAGTTTTTCTTGGGTTTGAAGGGGATAAGGAGCCAGATATTGATTTAAATTTTGCTGGTGAGTATCAATCAGTAGCTCATAAATATACAGAAGAACTCTTTGGAGAAGGATATGTTTTTAGAGCAGGGACTATAGGAACAATAGCAGATAAAACTGCTTATGGATTTGTAAAAAAATATTTTGAAGAGAGAGATTTAAGTGTTAGTGCAGCTGAAATTAATAGGTTGGTACAAGGATGCACAGGCATCAAAAGAACCACTGGGCAACATCCTGGAGGAGTAATGATAGTTCCAAAATATAAAGAAATTTTGGATTTTACACCTATTCAATATCCTGCAAACGACAAAAAATCAGGTGTTTTGACTACTCACTTTGACTATAATGCTATTAGTGGTAGAATATTAAAGCTAGATATACTTGGACACGATGTACCAACTATTATTCGTATGCTTTTTGATCTGACTGGTGTAGATCCCACATCAATTCCACTTGATGAACCAAAGACTATGAAATTATTCACTAGTACAGAGTCATTAGGGATTACTAAAGAAGATATTAATTGTCCTGTTGGAACTTTAGGAATTCCAGAGTTCGGTACGAAGTTTGTTAGACAAATGTTAATGGATACTATGCCTAGTACCTTTTCTGAATTAGTAAGAATAAGTGGTTTATCTCATGGCACTGATGTATGGATAAACAACGCACAAGAACTTGTTAAGAATGATATTGCACCATTAAGTAAAGTTATCTCAACAAGGGAAGATATTATGCTTTTTCTAATTAACGCTGGTTTAGATAAGAAAAAGTCATTTAAGATTATGGAAAATGTACGTAAAGGTAAGGGATTATCTAAGGAAGATGAAGAAGCTATGGAAGAATTAGGTGTGCCTCAGTGGTACATAGATTCTTGTAATAAAATTAAGTATATGTTTCCGAAAGCTCATGCTGCAGCTTATGTAATGATGTCCTTTAGAATTGCTTACTTTAAAGTCTATTATCCAGAAGCATTTTATTCAACATATTTCACAATTAAGGCAAATGACTTTGATGCTGATTTAATTATAAAGGGTAGTGAATTTGTTAAAAATAAAATTGAAGAGCTTGAAAAGAATTTTAATGATATAACTGCAAAAGAAAAAAATTTATTAACAGTATTAGAAGTTGTATTGGAAATGTTTGCAAGAGGTTACAAAATTCAAAAAGTTGATCTTTATAGATCGGATAGTGATAAATTTATTATTGATGATAATGGAATTTTACCACCACTTAAAAGTCTAGAAGGACTTGGTGAAAATGTTGCTAGAAAGATTGTAGAAGAAAGAAATATGTCTAGATTTATATCAAGAGAGGATCTAGTTAATAGAGGCAAAGTAAGCAAGCCTGTATTGGAAGTCCTAACTAATCATGGTTGTTTGGGAGATTTACCATTAAATAATCAAATAAGTCTTTTTAATATTTGA
- the rnpM gene encoding RNase P modulator RnpM has translation MKTKKIPLRKCIACGEGKPKKELIRVVRNNENEVSIDMAGKTNGRGAYLCIDINCVKLAQKSKKLSRTLEVEIPSDIYEKLEKAIEMKLDV, from the coding sequence TTGAAAACAAAAAAGATTCCTCTGAGAAAATGCATTGCTTGTGGAGAAGGGAAACCCAAAAAAGAGCTAATAAGAGTTGTTAGAAATAACGAAAATGAAGTATCAATAGATATGGCAGGTAAAACAAATGGAAGAGGAGCTTATTTATGTATTGATATTAATTGTGTTAAATTAGCACAAAAATCCAAGAAATTATCTAGAACTCTTGAAGTAGAAATTCCTAGTGATATATATGAAAAATTGGAAAAAGCTATTGAAATGAAATTGGATGTATAA
- a CDS encoding phosphatidate cytidylyltransferase: MKDLSKRFFSGFIGLILLILVVSNGGYLLSFAVYIVSIIGLKEFYKAIENLNITPIYSIGYLGATGLFISILLQKEYLGLIFTIIVITLLISVVINKNTSIEDVSLTIMGILYIPFLLFHIIYLDNTKYIWLIFIIAFGTDTFAYLTGNLFGKRKLCPKVSPNKTIEGFVGGIFGSCILLIAYAMYFNINPIWKIIVLSIVCSVIAQLGDLVASKIKRISGIKDYGSIMPGHGGILDRFDSIIFTAPVIYYYTSIFLN; the protein is encoded by the coding sequence GTGAAAGATTTAAGCAAGAGATTTTTCAGTGGATTTATTGGATTAATTCTATTAATTTTAGTTGTCTCAAATGGAGGATATTTATTGTCTTTTGCTGTTTATATAGTTTCAATTATTGGTTTAAAAGAATTTTATAAAGCCATAGAAAACCTTAATATTACTCCAATATACTCAATAGGCTATTTAGGTGCAACAGGACTGTTTATAAGTATTTTGTTACAAAAGGAATATTTAGGTCTGATATTTACTATTATTGTTATTACCTTACTTATTTCAGTTGTTATTAATAAAAACACATCAATAGAAGATGTATCACTAACTATTATGGGTATATTATATATTCCCTTTTTACTTTTTCATATTATATATTTAGATAATACTAAGTATATTTGGTTGATTTTCATTATAGCTTTTGGTACAGACACATTTGCATATTTAACAGGAAACTTATTTGGAAAAAGAAAATTATGTCCTAAAGTTAGTCCTAATAAAACAATAGAAGGATTTGTAGGCGGTATATTTGGGTCTTGCATTTTGCTTATTGCATACGCAATGTATTTTAATATAAATCCTATATGGAAGATTATTGTGCTTTCTATTGTTTGCTCAGTGATAGCTCAATTAGGTGATTTAGTGGCTTCGAAGATAAAGAGAATAAGTGGCATCAAAGATTATGGTTCCATTATGCCAGGTCATGGAGGTATATTGGATAGATTTGATAGTATAATATTTACTGCTCCAGTAATATACTATTATACTAGCATCTTTTTAAATTAA
- the frr gene encoding ribosome recycling factor codes for MYLELYNEAEEKMKKTISVYQEELQSIRAGRANPGILDKITVDYYGQITPLKQVGSVSAPEPRLIVVQPWDSKLIPIIEKEILKSDLGLNPSNDGKVIRLIIPVLTEERRKELTKVVKKNGENAKVAIRNIRRDFNEQLKKLEKSKDISEDDKRLAEDKIQKITDKFIEDLDAVTKKKEEELMEI; via the coding sequence ATGTATTTAGAACTTTACAATGAAGCAGAAGAGAAAATGAAAAAGACCATTTCAGTTTACCAAGAGGAGCTACAATCCATAAGGGCAGGAAGAGCTAATCCGGGCATATTAGATAAGATTACAGTAGACTATTATGGTCAAATTACACCATTAAAGCAGGTGGGAAGTGTTTCAGCTCCAGAGCCAAGATTAATTGTTGTTCAGCCATGGGATTCAAAACTGATTCCTATAATTGAAAAGGAAATTTTGAAATCAGACTTAGGATTGAATCCTTCAAATGATGGTAAAGTAATAAGGCTTATAATTCCAGTATTAACAGAAGAAAGAAGAAAAGAATTAACAAAAGTAGTAAAAAAGAATGGTGAAAATGCAAAAGTTGCAATTAGAAATATTAGAAGAGATTTTAATGAACAACTGAAGAAGTTGGAAAAAAGCAAAGATATTAGTGAAGATGATAAGAGACTTGCAGAAGACAAAATTCAAAAAATAACTGATAAGTTTATTGAAGATTTAGATGCAGTAACAAAGAAAAAAGAAGAAGAGCTAATGGAAATATAA
- a CDS encoding isoprenyl transferase has protein sequence MLDINQDVEQLKKQIDILSLPKHIAIIMDGNGRWAKKRFLPRNFGHKEGMERVVEIVSAASNLGIKHLSLYAFSTENWKRPMDEVQGLMKILVQYIRQELDKLHKNNIKVKVMGDIDKLPVFAKKEVVKSIETTSNNTGMILNIGLNYGGRDEIIFGIKNLLNDIKMGKTNIDDLNETSFSNYLYTKDQPDPDLLIRPSGEFRLSNFMLYQIAYTEFCFYDILWPDFKEMHLLLSIIDYQKRNRRFGGI, from the coding sequence ATGTTAGATATCAATCAAGATGTAGAACAATTAAAAAAACAAATAGATATCTTAAGCCTACCCAAACATATTGCTATAATCATGGATGGTAATGGTAGATGGGCAAAAAAGAGATTTCTTCCTAGAAACTTTGGACACAAAGAGGGAATGGAGAGAGTAGTAGAAATCGTTAGCGCTGCGTCTAATTTAGGAATAAAACATTTATCACTTTATGCTTTTTCCACTGAAAATTGGAAAAGACCTATGGATGAAGTTCAAGGTTTGATGAAAATTTTAGTGCAATATATAAGACAAGAGCTAGATAAATTACATAAAAATAATATTAAAGTGAAGGTTATGGGTGATATTGATAAATTGCCCGTCTTTGCAAAAAAGGAAGTAGTAAAATCCATAGAAACAACATCTAATAATACTGGAATGATCTTAAATATTGGTTTAAATTATGGTGGAAGAGATGAAATAATCTTTGGGATTAAAAATCTTTTAAATGATATAAAAATGGGTAAAACTAATATTGATGATTTAAATGAAACTAGCTTTTCTAATTATCTTTATACTAAAGATCAGCCAGATCCAGACTTACTAATTAGGCCAAGCGGAGAATTTAGACTTAGTAATTTCATGCTATACCAAATTGCATATACTGAGTTTTGTTTTTATGATATATTATGGCCAGATTTTAAAGAAATGCATTTATTATTATCTATTATAGATTATCAAAAAAGAAATAGAAGATTTGGAGGAATATAA
- the rimP gene encoding ribosome maturation factor RimP, giving the protein MNKKQIIEAIKKISEPIVEELGYELVDIEFLKEGSSYFLRVYLDKPGGITLDDCQLMSQTLSDKLDEKDPISVAYYLEVSSPGLDRPLKIDKDLRRNIGKEVEIKLYESLDGKKILEGILESYNEDDILIKTEYDEAMNISRKSIAVIKLAVKF; this is encoded by the coding sequence TTGAATAAAAAACAAATTATTGAAGCAATAAAAAAGATAAGTGAGCCTATAGTAGAAGAATTAGGATATGAATTAGTAGATATAGAGTTTTTGAAAGAAGGTTCCAGCTATTTTCTTAGAGTGTACTTAGATAAACCTGGAGGAATAACTTTAGATGATTGTCAACTAATGAGTCAAACATTAAGCGATAAATTAGATGAAAAAGATCCTATCTCTGTGGCCTACTATTTAGAAGTTTCATCTCCTGGACTAGATCGACCTCTTAAAATCGATAAAGATTTAAGGAGAAATATAGGAAAAGAAGTTGAAATTAAATTATATGAATCTTTAGATGGTAAAAAGATATTAGAAGGTATTTTAGAAAGTTATAATGAAGACGATATTTTAATAAAAACTGAATATGATGAGGCTATGAACATATCTAGGAAATCTATAGCAGTAATAAAATTAGCAGTAAAATTTTAA
- the rseP gene encoding RIP metalloprotease RseP — protein sequence MLTAISAVFVFLMVILVHEFGHFSVAKMVGIKVNEFSIGMGPKLFQKKKGETEYTLRALPIGGYVKMEGEDENSDDPRSFNKVPVASRIAVVVAGAVMNFLLAIIIFGIVSYGIGMPTNVIDSTLEDSPAQQIGLMSGDIVVKIDDTNINSWEDISEAISNSTPNQEIDIEVIRDGETKNFSITPTLSEGRYMIGIAPAYEKSILSAIQGGFEKTLTFLGLMFDFIGMVFKGKIGLDHLSGPIGVINEVGVAAKMGIYNLLYILGFISVNLGFFNLLPIPALDGSRIIFLLIELVRGKPIDTNKEGFIHFIGFVLLISLMLIVTYKDIIKFNIF from the coding sequence ATGTTAACCGCAATATCAGCAGTATTTGTATTTCTTATGGTTATATTAGTACATGAATTTGGCCATTTTTCTGTAGCCAAAATGGTAGGAATTAAAGTGAATGAATTTTCAATAGGTATGGGTCCAAAATTGTTTCAAAAGAAGAAGGGTGAAACAGAATATACTTTGAGAGCATTACCAATTGGTGGTTATGTAAAAATGGAAGGCGAAGACGAAAATTCAGATGACCCAAGAAGCTTTAACAAAGTTCCTGTAGCTTCTAGAATTGCAGTTGTTGTAGCAGGAGCTGTTATGAATTTCTTGTTAGCCATTATAATATTTGGAATTGTTTCTTATGGCATAGGTATGCCAACTAATGTTATAGATAGTACTCTTGAAGATTCTCCTGCTCAGCAAATTGGTTTAATGTCAGGAGATATTGTTGTTAAGATAGATGATACTAATATAAATAGCTGGGAAGATATATCAGAGGCTATAAGTAATTCTACTCCAAATCAAGAAATAGATATAGAAGTAATAAGAGATGGAGAAACTAAGAACTTTTCAATTACTCCTACTCTTAGTGAAGGAAGATATATGATAGGAATAGCGCCAGCATACGAAAAGTCAATATTATCTGCTATACAGGGTGGATTTGAAAAAACATTAACCTTTTTAGGATTGATGTTTGACTTTATAGGTATGGTATTCAAAGGTAAGATAGGATTAGATCATTTGTCAGGGCCTATTGGTGTTATTAATGAAGTAGGAGTAGCAGCTAAAATGGGTATATATAATTTACTCTATATTTTAGGGTTTATTAGTGTTAATTTAGGATTCTTTAATTTATTACCTATTCCTGCTTTAGATGGAAGTAGAATAATTTTTTTATTAATAGAATTAGTAAGAGGTAAACCAATAGATACAAATAAAGAGGGTTTTATACATTTTATAGGATTTGTTTTATTGATATCTCTAATGTTGATAGTAACTTATAAAGATATAATCAAATTTAATATTTTTTAG